CTGTAGGGCAGGTGCTTTAggcctttccttctttttcagttATGGCATCCGGAATCGAGATGAGGTTTCCTTCATCAAAAAGCTGAGGCAAAAGTGAGCCTCCAGACAGGACAACTCTCTTGATCACTGGTGGCTGAGCTTTTTCCCAGCAGGATCAGATCCTCGAGTCATTGTGCCTCTTTCACACAAAGGCACCCAACAGGAACTGTCAGCATGAACCTGGGGGCCCTCAGGACTAGGACAGGGTGAGCCAGTGCTCCCTTCTTTCATGTACTTGGCCTGAGACTGACCTCTCCTTGGGTCCAAAGACCCTGGTCACATGGCAGAGCCACAGCCTGGCCCTGTGTATAAAATAAACCTGTGTGCTTCTAAAAGTCAAAAGCCACAGTACCCTGGGTAGCAAAGACTGAGGTTGCCCCATCACAGAGGTGAGTTAAGGGGAGAGAATTGGTACACGTGAGTCCTATAGTCCAAGATGTCACACCACCAAAGCCTTGTGGCCACACCACTCCCCAAACCACACAACTGTGTTACCATCATCTCCACAGCaaggaggaaataaaagcagAGTGGCTTTAGGGTCTGCGTCCTGGAGCTCACAGTGGCAGGTGGCAGCGAGCACAGCACGGCTATGTGTGGGCCCTCCAGCGTCAGCCTTTAGGGTTCGCCTGTAGCAGTGCCTTCAGCAGATTCAGTGGACAGGGAGGTAGTGCAGGGTGGAAATTGGAGCTGCTGAGGGTAGGGGCGGGGTGTTTCCCAGCACGTGGGGAGGGTGTGACAGCACATCCCTAGGTCCTTGTCCCAGCGTCGGCTACCAGGCACTCTAAGGAGAAAGAGCAAGGTGCACGTGCCCGGCTGAAGGATTTCACTGGGAAGCAAAAGAGCCTGTTGACTGTATCTGACACTCAGTTCCCTGCCCAGTGAGTTGGCTGCAGGCCCCTCCACAGCTCCCAGccagaaacaaagaaggaaggggaagcccTGGTCAAGTTAATGGCAGCTAAAACGCTCCCAGTCCATTTATTGGCCACATGAGGTGGTCGTCAAGAAACAAGTTAGAAGGTTATCACGGGAAGTAGTATAATAAATGCCCAGCAGTACGAGGGGTTCAACAGAAGTGAACAAGGCACAAGAAAGAGGTCTGTGTCCAGGAAACAGGCCAGTCCCCACATGGAGCAGGTGACTCCTGTAAGCCTGTGAGGCTCAGAGTTGTCGTGTCTGGCTCTGGCCTGCTGGAGCGCACGACCCCCGGAGCCCGCAGCCAGCTCAGTGGAGCTGAGCGTCCAGTTCGTACTTCTCGCAGAACTTGTCAGTGAAGGGGATGCAAGTGAGGAACTCGCACCACTCACAGCGGACAGGATAGAAGTAGAAGAGGACCACCAGGCCAGCCAGGAGGCCCAGGAAGACCACCTGAAAGATGATGATCTGGCAGCGTTTCCGGTACAGGTCGAACTTGCCAAAGCTGATATAGGGCAAGAAGGcgaaggagaggaagaggccacTGATGAACCCTGAGATGTGGGCAAAGTTGTCGATCCAGGGCAGCAGTCCAAAGGTGAAGAGGAAGAGCACCACAGCCAGCAGCTTGAAGAAGGCACGCCAGGGCCGCGCCAGGATCTGCCAGCTCTGGAAGAGCTCCACAAAGAGGCAGGCCAGGATGCCAAACTGGGAGCCAGCTGGACCCACCTGGGGGATGGTTGGGGTAGCTATAAGGCTGTGGGGCTGGGCAGGCCCCCTGGACCCCAGGCCTCATCTTTGTGCCCCACTTCCCATGGCCCAGAGCATATTGGGACCGAGGACCCAACTGGAGATGCTCCCAGACAGTGCTCCATATGGACAGGTTCACAGCAGGCTGCAGGTGCACACGGAGGATCCCCACCCCGAGGGCCAGCCTTACCTCTGCTCGGTACGGCAGGAAGATGGCACTGGCCAGGTTGCCGGTGACACCACTCAGCAGGTAGATGATGGCTATGCGGTGCCAGCCTGCCAGCTTCTCCAGGTCCCGCAGGACGGTCATCTGGAAGCAGATGGACACCAGGCAGTGCAGGATCCTGTAGTCAGTAGCAGGTGGGGGTTGGGAGACATTCAGCAGGGGTGACCTCTCTGCCACCCCCAGCCAGCCAATCCTGGGGACCCTGAGTCCCCCACCCAGCCCACAGTGTCACTTGCCCGGCGTGCAGGAAGAGGGACAGCCACAGGCGGTAGAACTGGTCAGGCACCTCGGGGTTGAGGAAAGGCAGGAGCCCACACACATCATCCATGCAGTGCACCTGTGCGGAGCAGCATATCAGCACTCACAgcagctgggggaggggaaagaCGGACACTCCGGACACCTACCTGAGAGCAGAGCGTGGCCTCCTCATGGAAGTAGCCCCTCATGAAGTCACAGTACTCCCGGGAGGTGATCTCACACCTAGAAAGGCAGGCCGGGGTTCGGAGGCTGCTGCCTTGCCGAGGGGGATTGCTGACATCCAGGGAAAGTTTCAGCCGCACCTACCCACCTGTGTTGGCCCCGAATAAGTCCAGACCCCCTGTAACCCCACACCCTTGGTATACTGGGCTATTTCAGGGTTTAGTTAGGGAGAAGGCACAGCCCTAGGGCGATGCTCTGAGCCCAGAGACCAGCTGCACTCGGTCACACGCACACCTACCTGCCCTTGGTGCCAATGCAGCAGGGCCGTCCTGTGATGACACAGTCCATATGGGGATGGTTAGTGTGGTTCCCGGCGCTGTTTTTGGTGCAGATCTGGGTCACAAATGGGGATGAGCTGGGTCAGGGCCTCCCCCAACCTTTGGCCCCACACCATGTTTGGGGGTAGAGGCAAAGATGGGCGGGCTCATAAAGTAGAAAATGGTGTGGCTTCCTTGACTTCAAGCCACCACACTCTGAGTCTCTATCAAACTGGAATCATGTCACTTGACCTTTCAAGTCTCCATCTAGTTCTCTTGATCTACTTGCTCAGAGGGGCAGGCGTTGGTTGATGGACAGGCTGTGCAAAGGCCAGGTGCACAGCATCTGAAAACGTGAGGTGGTCCCATGATGGGAATCTCTGGCATCACCAGTGGGTGGGGTGTGGCATTCTCCCCACATGACAAGGAGGATTCCCTAACCACCCCCAACTGCAGCTCACCGGCCACTTGGTGATATCTTCTGGCCACTCATGGGGGTCTTCAGAGGAGGGCTCATCACATACCCTGCACAAGCCAAGTATGTGGTCAGGCCCTGCTTCGAGCCCCTAGCATTGGCACCCTTCCAACTAAGTCCCCAACAAGGGGAGCCCCTACACCCTCTGCACCACGCCCCCCGGGGAAGATGTGGACAAAGGCAGGTGAGAGAGCTGCCGGCGGGACTAACCTGGGATCCTGGTGGCAGACAGAGCCAAACTGTCTCTTGTGGCCGGCAAGCTCTGGGGCGCTGGGATGGATGGGCCACTTCACCCACACTGCCAGCGTGGACTGTGGGAGGGGGACACAGGGTCAGGTCCAGATGGGTCAGGGCAATGAGGGGCACTCAGGGAGTCAGGAGTCAAAACCACTGAGCTCTTCCCTCGGCTTCTACAAGTCACCCCCACTCTTGAGATACACATGTATGTTGGAAAAGACTCTTAGAAAGAGTTCAACAGCATAATTCCTGTTAGCTGAAAATCAGAAACCACCTCTGTCCTAAATCAGGGAACTGGTATGGACTACGGCATCTCCATATAAGATGATGTGATTAAAGTTTGGATgaatctttttcaaaaaattgctTAGtggaaaggccgggcgcggtggctcaagcctgtaatcccagcactttgggaggccgagatgggcggatcacgaggtcaggagatcgagaccatcctggttaacacggtgaaaccccgtctctactaaaaaaatacaaaaaaaactagccgggcgaggtggcgggcgcctgtagtcccagctactcgggaggctgaggcaggagaatggcgtgaacccgggaggcggagcttgcagtgagctgagatctggccactgcactccggcctgggcggcagagcgagactccgtctcaaaaaaaaaaaaaaaaaaaaaaaaaaattgcttagtgGAAAAGAGGCCAATACCACTTATGTAAGCTTTAAGACACACGCTTGAAGAGTACCCCCAAATCAAAAGACCAAATCAGGTGATGGTCTCTGGAGCCAGGAGCTGGAgatgggggagggtggggatAAGGAGGAATGAATATGACAAGAAAGGCCTTGCACATAGGGACGGCGGGATGTGCCAGGAACGAGGGCGAAGGATCACTCTGCTGAGTCTATCTGAAATCTGAAGGAAAGAGCGACCACGAGGCAGACGAGGGTGGGAGTCCAGGGCGGGAAACGCACCGAGCACTCCTCCTCCGAGGTTTGTACGCAGCCCGACCTGTCGTTGCGCACGCAGCAGGCCGAGTGCTTCTCGCGCTCACGAGCTGAGCGAATGAAGCTGTGCACCTGCGGGTCCTGGCGCATGCAGGGCGAAAACTTGGCGCCCAGGTGGATGAGGGCCTCCTGCGGGCGAGGGAGACAAGCAGCTTCAGTCCGGGCCTCCTGCCCGCCGGGCACCTCCACGTCCCGCCCCCGCCGGCCCCGCCCCAACCCCGCCCTCACCGAGCTGGGCCCGATCCAGAAGTTCTCCTGCTGCACGTACTTGACGTTCTCGTAGACCCCGCGGTTCCGCAGCACCTGGGAGGTTGGGGAGCGGGATCAGACGGCCCGACTCGGGCCCTCTCCTCCCAGAGCGGGGCGGGAGGGGGTCCAGTGCCCAGACTCCACTCGTCTGGGCCCAGCAAAGGCACAGGGGCTCACCGAGTCCACCGTTTCATGCTGCGAGAAGCCCACTGGCGCGATGCCATAGATGCACACGGCTAGAATGGTGACGAGCGAGTGCACGAAGGTAAGCCAGTAGGTGAAGAAGGGCCTGCGGGGTGGAGCGTCAGCCGGGGCCTCATCCCCAACCCGGAGCCGCACCCTCCCCCAGGAGCCTCCATCCCAACCCAGGCCTTGCCTGCCACGCCTACCTGTGGTCGTCCATGTCCTCGATCTGGCGCTTGACAAAGCTGTCGATGCGCTTGCGGTAGGTGCGGTTGGTGAGCcgtcccaccatgcccagcccatacgGCCGCTTCTCCCGGGCGAAGAGCTTGCGCACCGGCACCGCGATGCGCTGGCCCCGCCGCGGCCCGGCGGTGCTCACCACCTCCTGTCGGAGCCGCACCTTGGGCTGCGGAGCTGCGGCGCCCTCCTTCTGCTTCCGCCAGCCTCGCTCCAGGGGCCTGGAGGGAGCCGGCGTTCATCCCCGCCCCAGCCCCCCAAGCTGCTGCCGTCCCTCCCCGGGGGTACCAGGGCACCCTGTCTCtatcctggtgaagatgctgggCAAGTTGCCCAGCATCTGCCTCCTCCTTGCCCCCAACACTGCGCGCCTCCGGGGATGGCAGGGAGCCGGAACCCGGGCCCACTGAGTTCTGCAACTCAGCAAGTATCACCTGTCACCTCCGCCTCCCCGTTGGATTCTGTCTAGCCCCTGGGCTCTAAGATTGCTGTCCCATTCACAGGCTAGCCATGAGGCTGGGGCCATGCCCAGCCCTGGGTCTCCCACCCCCGGTGGCCAGTGAGTTCCCAGTCCATCAGTCCATGGGGCTACCCCTTCCATCGCCCACAGAGGTGAATGCGATACTCGCTCAGCTGTTCCTGAGGGGCCCCCCGGGTCTGTCTCTGGCCCCCTTCCCTGCCTGGGGCACTCACAGCATCAGATGGCTACGCTCAAGCTCACTGCGGTCCAGGGCCCCGCCGGTGAGGTCCGCCTGCTCCGGTGCCTTCTCCCAGTCCTTTAGTGCTGCCTCCGATGGGGACTCAAAAACTTCGTCTGGGTATGTGGAGAGCTCTTCATGGAGGATACCTTCCTGAGCAAACACATGAGGTCAGGGTGGACGCAGGGAGAAGGGAACAGGGAGGGGGGGTGACGCCCTGGGCGCTTCTTACCCGGGCAAAGAAGGATGTGTCCAGCTCATCGGGGAAATCAGTTGTGTCCTCCTCCAGAAAGCTAGCTGGAGTGAAGCTTCGGCGCTGTGCCCGGCGCAAGGTGCCATCCCTAACAGAGCGGCCCTGGGGAGGGGAAGTGAGCATGAGACCCGGCTGCTGgctcagcccccacccccacctttcgCCCCTGCACCCACTTTCATCAGTGCTGCAGCCGCCCGGAAGCTCATCTTGGCCACCGACTCTCGCTTGCGCCGCCGCGGGAGCCGGTGGAAACCGGAGCGGGAGCTGGAGAAGGAGCAGAGGGAGGCAGCACCCGGTGTGACGGGAGTGTGAGGGGCACTCAGGCCTTCTGCAGTGTCATCTGCCACACGGAAGGCCCGACCACGGGCCAGGGGGTCTATGAtctggaggaggggaggagatgCTGGAGTCAGGGCCATGGGGGCTCCTTGCTCACCCAGACACACAGAGGCCTTGCACAGACAGTGTGACTACTGCTCCTGACTCCTCATCGGCCCCTGGACAGCTGTATGGGCACCACTCCCACCCCACAGCACCGAGAGGTCCTGCCTGGAATGCTCCCCCATCCAGACACTGGTCCCCTGGTGCAATCCCAAGACCATGTCCCCATCCCAAGGTACCCCTTCCCAGAGACTGTTTCAGGTGCCTTCACGGGCAGGCTGTCTGACTGCCCTTCAAGACTGTGAACTCCCAAAGAGTCTCTTCTGCTCAGGCTAGCTGTGtctgcagccccagcccctggGAGCAGAAGGAGGGGCCTGCAGGAGGCAGCAAGAGGCAGGCATACCTTCTGCATGCCCAGCTGGCATGGCCCCACATAGAGTGGGGGTGGCGTCTCGGTGCTGGTCAGCGACACGTTGTCCTGGCTGGGCAGGTCCAGCTCCCGGAGGACCTGGGGCTTCAGCTTTCCGTAGCGCTGGCTGCAGTGACGGATGCTCTTGCGCTGCCATTTCTGGGTGCTGTCACTGTCCTTGCTCACTCCAAACCAGTCAGCGGTCCCCCTGGCATGGCAGGGACTCAGCAAGGGGCAGCCAGATCGCCCCCTCCCAGGCAGGGGACTTCAAAGGCCCTCCTCTGGGGCGGCAtgccctgccccaggcctgcaGTCAATCCAGGGGCCAGGGTCTGGGTGGGCAAGGTCTAATAAGAGGATGAGTGGGTTCCAGCCACCCCCTGAACTGTTAGCCAACTTCAAGTTCCCACTAGACCACAGCTGGCAGGCCCTGCCCAGCTGAGTGCTTCACAGAGGCCCTAACCCCACCATCCCTGAGGGGCAGTTGAGGGGAGACACTGAGTCCAGAGAGGGAGCGGAGAGCTCAACCCAAGAGAGCTTGGCCCCAGGACACCACAGAGCTCAGACAGCAGGTGCTCACAGGCCCAGGCAGGCTGTCCACGGCACTTGGACATGCAAACAAAAACACTGCCAGCACCTGCCGTTAGGAGCCCCAGGGAATGCCAACCACGCTGGCAGCTCCCAAGAGGCCACATGCCAAGCACATGCCAGAAGCACCAACACACTCATGACCTGTATGAGATACCTGAGCAGGGACCGAGAGACAGACTGGTGCTGTGGGAAGGCCCTGCGGGCAGCCCAGGGACCCAAGAGGGGTAGAGTGTGGACACGGCCGAAGTGTACTTGTCGGCTGCTAAGAGGCCAGAGCATCCGGGTGgtggagacagagaaggagagagtgaGTGCTGAAGAGAAGGGAGTGGAGCACGGTAGTGGGGTGAGAGCGGTCAGTCTCCAGAACAGGAGGAGGGCAAGGGGGTGTGGGGACCAACATGgaggaggaagctgagacaggagggccCCTTGTTCTCATTCCCATCCTCAGTGTACCTGCCTCTGCCCCgccagcccccagctcccacccCGTGGAGCAGTTGGGAAGCGACGGTACCTGCGGATGGTCTGTGTGATGGACGTCTGGCGCTGCAGCACCGACCGCCGGAGCTCATGGTGGGGCGAAGAGATGTGGGCTGTCTCGGCTGGCATACTCACACTCCTCAGGAAAGCCTGTCGCCTCAGGGGCTGGGCAACAGGGTCATGGTGAGGGTATTGGACAGGGGGCGCCCACAGTCCCTGCTGGCCAGGACCTACCTGCAGAAAGCTGGGCTCTTCTGCTGTCGGGGGCGCCGCAGAGGGAATGTCCAGCTTTAGCCACGGTGGCTTCTTGCGCTGCAGGCTGCTCGTGCTGTCCCTGCGGGCCTCACTCATGGTTCCCGGCAGAGCAAGGCAGGCCTGCAGGGCGTGGTGTGTTATTCAATCATGACAACGCTGACAGCTGAAGATTCATTGTGCCCAGACCCAGGAGGGAAAAGCAGTGATAAGCCCAACTGTGGTGCTCATGTCCGCTATTGTCAGAGCCCTACTATGTGCTCAGCACTGACTTGCTCTGTGCCAGCCTTGTTCACTCCAACAGACAGTGCTGGGCACATCCTAGGTCCTCAGACAACATAAGTCCATGGGACAACAATCTGAGCACCCACTGTGATCAGGATACCGCTCTAGGTGCTTGAGGCACATTGGTGGAAAAATGAGACAAAATCCTTGCCCTCCTGGAGCTTATAGACTAgacaataaactttttaaataagtgaatgtgccgggcgcggtggctcacgcctgtaatcccagcactttgggaggccgaggcgggcggatcacaaggtcaggagatcgagaccacggtgaaaccccgtctctactaaaaaaaaaaaaatacaaaaaattagacgggcgcggttgtgggcgcctgtagtcccagctactcgggaggctgaggcaggagaatggtgtgaacccgggagacggagcttgcagtgagccgagatcgcgccactgcactccagtctgggcgacagagcgagactccgtctcaaaaaaataaacaaataaataaataaataaataaataagtgaatgtaCTGGTTAAAAGATGCTAAGCGTGATgggggaaagaaaacaaactagGGTTGCTTGACAGGGGGCAGTGAGGCCTCACTGTGGAGTGACATCTGAGCAAAGGTTTGAAGGAGGGGAGTGAGCACAGCTGGGGTCCAGGGGTTTACACACACAAGGAACAGCCAATGTGAGGTCTTACTGACATGGGGCTCACCCTAGTCCGTGCCCAGGGCAAATCTCAGACCTGTCTTACCCAGGCCTCACCCTCTTACCCACCAAAACTTCCACTCCAGAGACAAAGGGCCCACTATGCACATGACAGCCTGTAAGGGGTGTGTGATCGGTCCACTGCATAGAGTCACCACATTCAGGAAAGAGGGTGACAGAGCAGCAGCTGGTGGCCCAGGCCCCCGTGCACAAATGACTTTCCAGAAACCACCTGGGCGCAGACGCCATAGTGACCACCAGGTGGCAGCACGTGCCCAGAAACAGCAGCGAAGCTGCTCGGTGCTGGGGCTGCCGGGCATTGCGTGGTCAGCTCCACCATGAGCATCCCAGGCACCGTGCCAGAGCCCAGGGAAGGCCCCAGAGCAGAAAGACCAGGGTTCGATTCTGGCCACCACTGCCTGGCTGTGTGACTATGACTCCATTTCCCCCTTACACCTTCCTGGCAGACCTGCAGCTGTCCCCAACCCAGGGGGACCACACAGGGATTCCAGTGGAGACCCAAGTTGAGAAGGGCCCCTGAGCATGACATGAGACAGATAGTAGGGGGTTGGCCAGAGCTTCCTGAAGCAATTTTGGACAGAAAACCCCAAATTCCTCAGCCTCTTTAAGGAGCTGCAGCCTCTGACAGGCTCGGAGCTGCAGGGTCTACAACCCACCCACTAAGGCCCCAGAAATGGCTTTCACTCACAGGTCTCACTCTCAACTGCTTGAAGGAAAGTCTCACCTATGCTGTAcaaatagggaaactgaggccaggagaacACAGGCTtgccttgctcaaggtcatataTGGAGGGTAGCACAATTAGAGACAGCCCAGGGTGCTGTTCACAGTTCCTGATGGCCTCATGCCAACCAGGGGCAGGCCTGGGACAGAGCTCACGGCTTCTTCCGACCCTGCACTACCAGGGAAACGCTGGGAATGCTGCTCACAGCTCCTACGGGTCCTACATGGACCAGGACACAGGTGGGAGGGGGTCCTTCAGGGATGCCTTCTATTGGCTCCTATCCTACCCCTCACACTCCAGCCCCTGATCTGAGCTGACTGTGCACTTCAGGTCCCAGGTGAGAGTTGGGGGGCAAAGCTTTGGGGCACTCCCCAGACATGGTGCCCAGGGGTCGTTCCATCCACATGGCCCCCTAAGGCTGAGTTCCTGTCCCTGGCCCATACTTGGCCTGGAATCAGGGGCAAGAGCCAAGGGCGGCAGCTTGCCTCCACATCACTGGGAATCCCTCCAGGGCTCCTCGCCCATGCAGAGCCCCAGAGTGCAACAGGGTCAGACAGGAAGGCATCCTGAG
This genomic window from Macaca mulatta isolate MMU2019108-1 chromosome 20, T2T-MMU8v2.0, whole genome shotgun sequence contains:
- the RHBDF1 gene encoding inactive rhomboid protein 1 isoform X4, translating into MSEARRDSTSSLQRKKPPWLKLDIPSAAPPTAEEPSFLQPLRRQAFLRSVSMPAETAHISSPHHELRRSVLQRQTSITQTIRRGTADWFGVSKDSDSTQKWQRKSIRHCSQRYGKLKPQVLRELDLPSQDNVSLTSTETPPPLYVGPCQLGMQKIIDPLARGRAFRVADDTAEGLSAPHTPVTPGAASLCSFSSSRSGFHRLPRRRKRESVAKMSFRAAAALMKGRSVRDGTLRRAQRRSFTPASFLEEDTTDFPDELDTSFFAREGILHEELSTYPDEVFESPSEAALKDWEKAPEQADLTGGALDRSELERSHLMLPLERGWRKQKEGAAAPQPKVRLRQEVVSTAGPRRGQRIAVPVRKLFAREKRPYGLGMVGRLTNRTYRKRIDSFVKRQIEDMDDHRPFFTYWLTFVHSLVTILAVCIYGIAPVGFSQHETVDSVLRNRGVYENVKYVQQENFWIGPSSEALIHLGAKFSPCMRQDPQVHSFIRSAREREKHSACCVRNDRSGCVQTSEEECSSTLAVWVKWPIHPSAPELAGHKRQFGSVCHQDPRVCDEPSSEDPHEWPEDITKWPICTKNSAGNHTNHPHMDCVITGRPCCIGTKGRCEITSREYCDFMRGYFHEEATLCSQDPALPGVHLLPDDRPAGPGEAGRLAPHSHHLPAEWCHRQPGQCHLPAVPSRGGSSWLPVWHPGLPLCGALPELADPGAALACLLQAAGCGALPLHLWTAALDRQLCPHLRVHQWPLPLLRLLALYQLWQVRPVPETLPDHHLSGGLPGPPGWPGGPLLLLSCPL